One window of the Eucalyptus grandis isolate ANBG69807.140 chromosome 8, ASM1654582v1, whole genome shotgun sequence genome contains the following:
- the LOC120287414 gene encoding phosphoenolpyruvate carboxylase kinase 2-like, with product MGRRRFGTIFRCISFAAYKVIDKRGPSNATYRQCLVNEPKLMTLLSPHPHILRILDGHETDDRLSLMLELYEPDTRYDRILSREALPEPEATACMGQLLRALMHCLPLSVVHQDVKPETCSWI from the coding sequence ATGGGCCGCCGCCGCTTCGGCACCATATTCCGCTGCATCTCCTTCGCCGCCTACAAGGTCATTGACAAGCGCGGTCCCTCCAACGCCACTTACCGCCAATGCCTCGTCAACGAACCCAAGCTCATGACCCTCCTTTCCCCTCACCCTCACATCCTCCGGATCCTCGACGGCCACGAGACCGACGACCGCCTCTCCCTCATGCTGGAGCTCTACGAACCAGACACTCGCTACGACCGCATATTGTCCCGTGAGGCCCTCCCCGAGCCTGAGGCCACCGCGTGCATGGGGCAACTCCTCCGCGCCCTCATGCATTGCCTCCCCCTGAGTGTCGTTCACCAGGACGTGAAGCCCGAAACGTGCTCTTGGATTTGA